The genome window ACGAGTACCAGAAATGCTAAGAACAGGGCGAAACGTTGCGTAATGGTCATTCGTGCGTCCTCGTTCGCGATAAGGTTGGCTGTGCCGCTACTTTACGTCGTCCTTCTTCGTGATGACCCCCACGGTCCGGTTCTCTCGGACGAAATACTTCCGGGCCACCCGGATCACATCGTCGGGGGTCACCTTGGCCACCTCCCTGCGGTGCTCGATCAGGTACCGCCAGGAGCCGGTCACGGCCTCGTACTCGGTCAGGTTACGGGCGAGCCCGCCGTTGGAGATCATCTGCCGGCTCTCCTCGTATTCCAGGCGATTGAGGATCTGCGCCAGCTCCCGCTCGGTCATGGGCTCCTTCTTGAGCCGCTCCAGCTCCTCGTAGATGGCATCCTCCACCTCCTTGGCCGTGTGGGGCGCGCGGGGGGTGGCGGCCACCACGAAGAGGTTGGGGTAGCGGCTCCCCGGGGCCGAGAAGGCGGAGACCTCGGCGGCCAGTTGCTTCTCCACCACCAGCTTCTTGTAGAGGCGCGAGGTGCGGCCGTCAGCCAGGATCATGTCGATCACGTCAAAGACGTAGTCGTCGGGATTGGGCAGGGTCGGCTTGTGGAAGCCGATCAGCAGTTCCGGCTCGGCATCCGCCAGGATCTCCACCCGCCGCTCGCCCTGCTGGGCGGGCTCCACCACGGCCACCGGCCCCACAAGGGTTCCCGGCGGGATATCGCCGAAGTACTTTTCAACCAGGGCGATGGTCTTGTCCGGGTCAATGTCCCCCACCAGGGCAACGATGGCGTTGTTGGGCTTGTAGTACCGGCGGAAGAACTCCTCGGCCTTGGTCCTGGTCAGGTTTTCCAGGTCTGACATCCAGCCGATGATCGGCTGGCCGTAGGGATGGGCATTATAGGTGACGGCCACGAAGGTCTCCCAGAGCTTGGACCCCGGCTCCGTGTCGTAGGAGCGGCGCCGCTCCTCCATGACCACGTCACGCTCGGTGTAGAACTCGCGCAGCACCGCGTTCTGCATCCGGTCCCCCTCGATGGCGGCCCAGAGCTCCAGCTTGTTGGACGGCATGTTGATCAGGTAGGTGGTGCCGTCCTTGCCGGTCATGGCGTTGTAGCCGGCCCCGCCGTTGCGGGCGTAGATCTCGGCAAACTCCTCCTTGATCACGTACTTCCCGGCCTCGGCCTCCAGGGCGTTGAGCTTCTTGCGGAGGTCATCCACCCGTCCGGCGTCGGCCCGGGCGCCCTTGGCCTTTTCGGCGATCAGGGCCTGGGCCGTCTCTTCGATCTTGTCCAGGAGCGGCTTTTCGGCGGCATAATCCTTCGTGCCGAGGGTCTTGGTCCCCTTGAACAGCATGTGCTCCAGCAGGTGGGCGATTCCCCGCTCGTCGCTGCGCTCGTCCACGCTCCCCACCCGGAACCGGATCCACGCGGCCACCGTGGGCGACGTGTGGCGTTCCACCATGAGAAGCTTCATCCCGTTTTTCAGGGTATGCTCCCGCACCCGCTCCTCAAGGCCCGCGCCGAAGGCCGGGAGGATGACAACCAACGCCAGCAGCATTTGCACTGCGATGCACATAGCCGATCTTTTCATGTCCTACCTCAGTAGAGAGTGATTGCCGGGTCGTTCCGGCCGTCAGAACAGCGAAAACTTCACGTACCGCTTGGGGTTTTCCTTGATGTCCAGCACCAGCAGGTCCAGGTCGCCCACCATCCGGTTGAGCTTGTCGTAGAGCTCCTTGTCGGACAGGAGCTTGCCGGCGGTCCCCTCGCCCCGCTGGAGGCGCGTGGTGATTTCTTCCAGGGAAGAGAGGGAGCGGTCGGCCCGGTCGATGAGGCTCATCCCCTTGTCGTAGAAGCCCCGGTCGGCCAGGAGCAGCCCCAGAGTCCCCTCCTTGGCCACCAGCTTGCGGTTCAGCTCCCGCACCTCGTCCGCGGCCCCGCCGGCCTTGTCGGCCACGGCCACCAGCTTGTCGTAGAGCTCCCGGTCGCGAATGAGCTTGCTCAGGGTCCCCTCCGACGACTGGATCTCCGCCAGGGTGCTGTCGGTCCGCGCCAGGATGTTCATGAGCCGGTCATAGGGCTCGCGGCTCCGGTTGAGCATGCCGAGGGTCCCCTCCCCCCGGTTCACGGAGTCGGCAATGGTGTTCAGCTCCACCGTGAGCCGCACCAGATTGTCATAGAGCTTGGGGTCGCTGGCAAAGCGCCCCAGGGTCCCCTCGCCCCGCTCGGTCTTGGCCACCACGGCGTTGACCCGTTCGAAGGCCTCTCCCGCCTTCTGGACCACGTCGTCGAGCTTGGGGAGGCTGGTGCCCTGGAGCCGCGTTTCAGGCGTGGCGATAATCTGGCGGGTGGGGGTGATGTCCACGTACTTTTCCCCCAGGAGCCCGCGGGTCTTGACGGTGATGACCGAGTCGCGGCCGATCTTCTTCAGGGCCTCCTTGTCCACTTCCAGCACCGCCTCCACCTCGTTGCTCTGCTCGGGGCGCTCGAAGCGGATGTCGGTGACGATGCCCACGTCGACCCCGGCCAGCCAGACCGGCGCGCCCACCTTGAGTCCGGCCACGTCGGTCATGATCACCGACAACCTCCCCTTGGGCACGAAGAACTTGGTCTTGTCCCCCATGATCAGGACCCCGCCGGCAAAAAAGGCCAGGGCCGCCAGGACGAACAGCCCGCCCCGCACCTGGGACCACGATATGGTGTCGCTTCGTTTCATGAACTGTCCTCTGTGCTATTCGTTATTTCTGAAGAGCGACGCCTCCGACGGCTTCAGGAACTCGCGGATATCGGGCACGCCGCACCGGCGCATCTCTTCCTCGGTCCCCTCGAAGAGGAGCCGCGCGTCATGGAGGAACGAAAATCGCTCGGACACGGCAAAGGCGGTTTCCAGGTCATGGGTGACCATCAGGGTGGTTTTCCCCTCCCCCTGCAGACCGAGCATCAGGTGCTGGATGTTGTAGACCCCCACCGGGTCGAGGCCGGTGGTGGGCTCGTCGAAGAAAATGTAACGCGGCTCGGCGGCCAGGGCCCGGGCGATGGCCACCCGCTTTTTCATGCCGCCGGAGAGCTCGGCCGGATAGAAGTCGATGGAGTGCTCGAGCCCCACGAAGGAGAGCTTTTCCAGCACGATCCGCTCAATCTCCCCCTCGCTGAGGCGCCCCTCTTCCAGCAGCCGGTAGCCCACGTTTTCTCCCACCGTGAGGGAGTCGAAGAGCGCCCCCCCCTGGAAGACGATGGCGATCTGCTTCCGGAGCCGGATCAGCTCGCTCTCGCTCAGGCTCCCGATGGGAATGCCGTCGATGGAGATGGTCCCGGCCTGGGGGCGGATGAGTCCCAGCATGAGCCGCAGGATGGTGGTCTTGCCGGCCCCGCTCCGTCCCAGGATGGTGCGGTTCACGCCCGGCGCGAGAAACAGGTCGAACTCCGTGAGGATCGTCCGCCCGCCCACGGAGTAGGAAACCTTGTCCATCCTGATGCCCTGTTCGCCTCCGCTCACGTCGTCGCCCTCACCGGAACACGATGAATATCTTGGTCATGAAAAAATCAGCCACCAGCACCATGACCGATGAGAGGACCACTGCCCGCTTGGCCGACGTCCCCACCCCTTCGGCGCCGCCACGGGTGGAAAGCCCCACGTAACAGCCGATGAGTGCGATGAGGGTGCCGAAGACAAAGGGTTTCATCACCCCCTCGATGAGGTCCTGGAACACCATGAACTGGGGCAGGGACTTCCAGTACATGAGGAGGTTGATATCATACCCCGCCGCAATGATGTACCCGCCCAGCAGGGCCACCGCGTCGGTGACCAGGGCCAGCATGGGCATGGCCAGCATCAGTGCCTTGAGGCGGGAGGTGACCAGCCGGCTGACGATGTCGGTCCCCTCCACCCGCATGGCGTCCACCTGCTCGGTCACCACCATGGTGCCCAACTCGGCGGTGATGGACGAGCCGACCCGGCCCGCGACCATGAGGGAGGAGAGGACCGGCCCCAGTTCCTTTACCATGGTCACCGCCACCATCCCCCCCACGTAGCTGGTGGCGGCGAAGGGCTTGAGCTGGATCAGTGCCTGGAGCGCCATGACCATGCCGGTGAACAGCCCCGTGAGGCAGATGATGAAGAGGGAGCCGACGCCCATCTTGTCGAACTGGATGACGAATTCCCGGTAGTAGCCGGGGCGGCGGAAGATGCGCACCACGGCCCTGAGCGAAAGGACGCAGAACGCCTGGAATTCGGCGAGAAAGCTCTTGACGGTTTGTTCAATGGAGGTCAATGGCATCGGTTGTCACTGGAGCGCGGCAGCCACCGCCTCGTGCACGTCATCCACAAAGATGAAGGTAAGCTCATTCTTCACGTCGTCGGGGATATCCTCAAGGTTCTCCCGGTTGCGCGAGGGCGCCACCACGGTCTTGACCCCGGCCCGCCGGGCCGCCAGGACCTTCTCCTTAAGGCCGCCGATGGCCAGCGCCCGGCCGGTGAGGCTGATCTCGCCGGTCATGGCCACGTCGCGTCGGGCCGGTCGTCCCGACAGCAGCGACACGATGGCGGTCACCATGGTGAGCCCGGCGGACGGGCCGTCCTTGGGAATGGCCCCGGCCGGCACGTGGATGTGGAGATCGGTGTCCTCGAAGGCCCCCTCGTCGATCCCCCAGTCAGCGCAGGTGGCGCGCACGTAGGAAAGGGCGGTCCGGGCCGACTCCTTCATCACGTCCCCCAGGCTGCCGGTCAGGATCAGATCCCGCTTGCCCTTCATGCGGGTCGCCTCCACGAAGAGGATGTCTCCGCCGGTCTCGGTCCAGGCGAGCCCCGTCACCACGCCGACCCGATCCTGCTCCGCCGCCACCTCGTTAAAGAAGGTGCGGGGCCCCAGAAACTCCTCCACCACCTGGGGGGTGATGGTCTCCCGCAGGGGCTTGCCCTGGGTGATCTCCTTGGCCACCTTGCGGCAGACCGACGCGATGTTCCGCTGCAGGTTGCGCACCCCGGCCTCCCGGGTGTAGTCGCCGATGATCTTGTAAATGGCGGCAGACGCAAAGGCGGGGGGGGTGGCGGAGAGGCCGTTTTCCTCCACCTCCTTGGGGATGAGGTAGCGGACCGCGATCTTTTCCTTCTCCTCGTCGGTGTAGCCCGACAGCCGGATCACCTCCATCCGGTCCCTGAGAGCCGCCGGCACCGGGTCCAGCAGGTTGGCCGTGGTGATGAACATGACATTGGAGAGATCGAAGGGCACGTCCAGATAGTGGTCGGTGAAGGTGCTGTTCTGTTCCGGGTCGAGCACCTCCAGGAGTGCGCTCGCCGGGTCGCCCCGGAAGTCGAGGCCGATCTTGTCCACCTCGTCGAGCATGAAGACCGGATTGTTGCTGCCGCAGCGGAAAATCTCCTGGATGATCCGGCCCGGAAGCGCGCCGATATAGGTGCGGCGATGGCCGCGAATTTCCGCCTCGTCCCGCATCCCCCCCAGGGACATCCGGATGAACTTCCGCCCCAGGGCTCGGGCGATGGACTTGCCGAGGCTCGTCTTTCCCACCCCCGGCGGGCCCACGAAGCAGAGGATCGGCCCCTTCATCCTCTCGCGCAGGGTCCGGACGGCCAGGTATTCGAGAATCCGTTCCTTGACCTTTTTCAGGTCGTAGTGGTCTTCGTCCAGCACCGCCTCGGCCTGGTTGATGTCATGGTTGTCCGCCGTCGACCTGCCCCAGGGCATGCCGGCCAGGTAGTCCAGATAGGTGCGGGCCACCGTGTATTCGGGGGATGAAGGATTGATCCGGTCCAGCCGCTTGAGTTCCTTGTCGGCGATCTTGCGGACCTCGTCGGGCATGCCGGCGTTCTGGATCCGGCTCCGCAGTTCGGCCATCTCGGTGCCGCGCGGGTCCTCCTCGCCAAGCTCCTCCTGGATCTGCTTCATCTGCTCCCGCAGCAGGTACTCCTTCTGGCTCTTCCCCACCCGGCGGGTCACTTCGGCCTGCACTTCGCCCTTCACCTGGAGCCGCTGCACCTCGGCGGTCAGGTGCATGTACACCTTCTTGAGCCGCTCCAGGGGGTCCACGGTCTCCAGGAGCCGCTGCTGCTCGTCCAGGGCGAGATTGACGTAGAGGGCCACCAGGTCCGCCAGCCGGGCCGGGTTGTCGATCAGGTCGATCATCTTCATGACGTCGTCCGGCAGGGGACGACCGTACGAAAGGGCGATCTTGAGGAGCGCGTTGAGGCTCTGGACCAGGGCTTCGGAAACCACCGACTTTTCGAAGAACTCGTGGATCGCTTCGCAACGGACCTGGATGTGGGGGAGCGTATCCGCCACGTCCAGGATCCGGACCCGCACGACCCCCTCCAGGACCACCTTGCCGCCCCCCTCGGGGAGCCGGTAGATCTGGTTCACCTTGCAGAGGGTGCCGATCTCGCAGAGCTGCGGTGCCTGGCCGGACGCCGCCTCTTCCCGGGTCCGGGCGAGCACCACCATCTGCTCGTGGCCGAGCATGTCCTCGAACGCGGTCAGTTCGTCGTCCTTGAGGAACAGCGGGAAGATCATATAGGGAAAGGCTACGATCTCCCGGATGGGGAAGAGCGGAAGAACGGCGGGAACTGATATCGACACGGACTCGGACATGGAACCTGATCCTCTGGTCGAGCGGCTCGCGGTGGCGGCAGAGTACTGAAAGAGTAGCCTCTGAAGCCGCGCCTGTCAATGAATGGCGCGGGAATGCAGCAAGGCCGCGGGGATAGGGAGAGCCACTCCTCAGCCTGCGGCGACGCTCTCCCATTCCCCGTACAGGGTGGCGATGCGAGCGGTGAGTCCGGCATGTTCTTCGCCCCCCCGCCGGGCCTGCTCGTGGTCATCGAAAAAGGCCGGATCAGCCATGCGCGCCTCCAGGTCGGCCAGGAGCCCTTCTTCGGCGGCAATGGCGGATTCCAGCTCTTCGAGGCGCTTCAGGCGGCGCTTTTCATCCCGCTGGCGGGCCTTTTCCTCCTCCCGCTGGCGCTGCCGCTCCTCCTTGGATTCCGCGGCCGGCGGCCCGGACGATGGGTCAGGCACCGGGGACCGGCCAGTGGCGGCCTGCTGGGCCGGGCCAGCGTCCGCTGACTTTTTCCGCAGATAGTACTCGTAGTCGCCGTGGTAGCTGGTAAGCCGCCCCCCCTCCACCTCCACGACCCGGGTGGCCAGGCCGTCAATGAAGTGCCGGTCGTGGGAGACGAAGACCACGGTGCCGGCAAAGGTCTTGAGGGCGTCCAGCAGCACCTCCTTGCTGAAGAGGTCCAGGTGGTTGGTGGGCTCGTCCATCAGCAGCAGGTTCGAGGGCCGCAGCAGCATCTTGGCCAGGGCCAGCCGGTTCCGCTCGCCGCCCGAGAGGACCTCCACCCGCTTGTGGATGTCGTCGCCGGTGAAGAGGAAGGCGCCGAGGATGTCCCGCAACTGGGGCACCATGTCGAAGGGGGCGTCCGCCAGCAGCTCCTCGTGGGCTGTTTTCGCGCCGTCCAGCACCTGGGCTTGGTCCTGGGCGAAGTAGTCGGCAACCACGTTGTGGCCGGCGACCCGCTCCCCTCCCTGGAACGGCTTGCCGGCCAGCACCCCCATGAGGGTCGATTTGCCGGCGCCGTTGTGCCCCACCAGGGCGATCCGCTCCCCCTTCTCCACCGTCAGGTCGATCCCGTCCAGGACCACGTGGCTGCCGTAGGCTTTGGTCACCCCCTTCAGCTCCAGCACGATCCTGCCGCTCTTGGGGGGGTCGGGGAAGCGGAAACGGATCCTCCTGCGCTCCGGTGGCAGCACGATCCGCTCGATCTTTTCCAACTGCTTGACCCGCGACTGGACCAGGGCCGCCTTGTCGGCCTTGTAGCGGAAGCGGTTGATGAAGTCCTCGATCTTGGCAACTTCCTCGTCCTGGCGCCGCTTCGCCTCGCGCAGGGCCGCCACCCGCTCCTCCCGGGCCGTCAGGTAGCGGCTGTACGAGCAATGATAGTCGGTAAGGGTGCCGTTCCAGACCTCGGTGATCCGGTGGCAGACCTGGTCCATGAAGAAGCGGTCGTGGGAGACGAGGATGACCGAATGGGGATATTCCTGGAGATACCCCTCAAGCCAGTTGCGGGCCTCGATGTCCAGGTGGTTGGTGGGTTCGTCCAGCAGCAGCACGTTGGGCTTTTTCAGCAGGAGCTTGGCCAGGGCGATCCGCATCTGCCAGCCGCCGGAAAACTCGCCGCAGTCGCGCCGGCGGTCGCCGGTGGTGAAGCCGAGCCCGTCCAGGACCCGGCAGGCCTCCGCCTCCATGGCGTATCCGCCCCGCAGCCGGAACTCCTCCTGGAGCCGGCCGTAGCGTTCGAGACACTCGCCGTGATCCGGCGCATCATGGGGGGTATCCTCCAGCCGCGACGTCAGTTCGTGCAGCTCCCGCTCCAGGGACTGAAGGCCCTCCAGCGCGGTCATGGCCTCCGCCAGAAGCCCCCGTCCGCGGGTCACGATCCCGTCCTGGGGAAGGTAGCCCACCGTGGCGCCCCGGGCGAAGATGAGCTCGCCCGATGTCTGTTCCACGAGCCCGGCAATGATGCGCATCAGGGTCGACTTCCCGGCTCCGTTCTCGCCCACGAGGCCGACCCGTTCCCCCTTTTTCAGATGCCAGTCGATCTCCGCGAACAGGGAGGTGCCGGCGAAATCCTTTGACAGTTTTCTCAGATGGAGCATGAAGGTATCCCGAACCGCGTTCCGTTAGCGCTACAGGGCTATACTAGGGGGTGCCCCGCGATTTTGTCAATTGCTCCGGCAGGCGGGCGTACCAGGGGCCAGTTTTTTCTTATTACACAAGGGAAAACTCTGCTATACTTTTGAGGTTTTATCGACCTTCAGCGCCCACAAGGCGTTCTGGATACCCATCGGGTCGCGCGGCCTGCGCCGCGGGCGACCATACATTTCCGCGGCGCGGGGTGCCCCGCAGACCGCACAAAGGACTGAAATCAATGGCAAAAAAAATGCTCATCAACGTGATGCATCCGGAAGAATCACGCGTCGCCATCGTTGAAGACGGCAAGCTGGTCGATCTGGACATCGAAATCGAGGGGAGCGAACAGACCCGAGGCAATGTCTACAAGGGGGTGGTGGTCCGGGTTGAACCGGGACTGCAGGCCGCCTTCGTCGACATCGGACTGAAACGGCTCGGCTTCCTCCAGATGGGGGAAATCCACCCCTCGTTCTGGCAATGGCGCAGCGACATCCCCGAAGAGAACCACAGCCGCCGCCCCCGCATCCAGGAAGTCGTCCGCCGGGGGCAGGAGCTCATCGTCCAGGTGGAAAAGGGCGAACGGGACATGAAGGGAGCGGCCCTGACCACCTACATGTCGTTTCCGGGCCGCTACATGGTGCTCATGCCCGGCAGCGACTCGGCGGGCATCTCCCGCAAGGTGGAGAGCGAGTCCGACCGGAAGAAGCTCAAGGAAAAGGTGGCCGAGCTGGAGATCCCCGAGGGTTACGGCTACATCGTCCGAACCGAGGCCCTGGGCAAGACCAAGACGGAACTGGCCAAGGATCTCCAGTACCTGGTAAAGCTCCACCAGGGCATCGTGGACAAGGCGGCCGCCGCCAAGGGCCCCACCCTCCTCCACCGGGAACTGGACGTGGTCATCCGCACCATCCGCGACTACTTCACCGCCGAGATCGACGAAGTGCTGGTGGACAGCAAGGACGTCTACAAGCAGGCCCGCGAATTCTTCAAGCAGACCATGCCCAAGCACGAAAAGCTGGTGAAGCTCCACACGGAAAAGCGCCCCATCTTCTCCCGCTACCAGATCGAAGAGCAGATCGACCTCATCTACGAGAAAAAAGTCCCCCTCAAATCGGG of Geobacter anodireducens contains these proteins:
- a CDS encoding endopeptidase La; translated protein: MSESVSISVPAVLPLFPIREIVAFPYMIFPLFLKDDELTAFEDMLGHEQMVVLARTREEAASGQAPQLCEIGTLCKVNQIYRLPEGGGKVVLEGVVRVRILDVADTLPHIQVRCEAIHEFFEKSVVSEALVQSLNALLKIALSYGRPLPDDVMKMIDLIDNPARLADLVALYVNLALDEQQRLLETVDPLERLKKVYMHLTAEVQRLQVKGEVQAEVTRRVGKSQKEYLLREQMKQIQEELGEEDPRGTEMAELRSRIQNAGMPDEVRKIADKELKRLDRINPSSPEYTVARTYLDYLAGMPWGRSTADNHDINQAEAVLDEDHYDLKKVKERILEYLAVRTLRERMKGPILCFVGPPGVGKTSLGKSIARALGRKFIRMSLGGMRDEAEIRGHRRTYIGALPGRIIQEIFRCGSNNPVFMLDEVDKIGLDFRGDPASALLEVLDPEQNSTFTDHYLDVPFDLSNVMFITTANLLDPVPAALRDRMEVIRLSGYTDEEKEKIAVRYLIPKEVEENGLSATPPAFASAAIYKIIGDYTREAGVRNLQRNIASVCRKVAKEITQGKPLRETITPQVVEEFLGPRTFFNEVAAEQDRVGVVTGLAWTETGGDILFVEATRMKGKRDLILTGSLGDVMKESARTALSYVRATCADWGIDEGAFEDTDLHIHVPAGAIPKDGPSAGLTMVTAIVSLLSGRPARRDVAMTGEISLTGRALAIGGLKEKVLAARRAGVKTVVAPSRNRENLEDIPDDVKNELTFIFVDDVHEAVAAALQ
- a CDS encoding ABC transporter permease translates to MPLTSIEQTVKSFLAEFQAFCVLSLRAVVRIFRRPGYYREFVIQFDKMGVGSLFIICLTGLFTGMVMALQALIQLKPFAATSYVGGMVAVTMVKELGPVLSSLMVAGRVGSSITAELGTMVVTEQVDAMRVEGTDIVSRLVTSRLKALMLAMPMLALVTDAVALLGGYIIAAGYDINLLMYWKSLPQFMVFQDLIEGVMKPFVFGTLIALIGCYVGLSTRGGAEGVGTSAKRAVVLSSVMVLVADFFMTKIFIVFR
- a CDS encoding ABC transporter ATP-binding protein, which gives rise to MLHLRKLSKDFAGTSLFAEIDWHLKKGERVGLVGENGAGKSTLMRIIAGLVEQTSGELIFARGATVGYLPQDGIVTRGRGLLAEAMTALEGLQSLERELHELTSRLEDTPHDAPDHGECLERYGRLQEEFRLRGGYAMEAEACRVLDGLGFTTGDRRRDCGEFSGGWQMRIALAKLLLKKPNVLLLDEPTNHLDIEARNWLEGYLQEYPHSVILVSHDRFFMDQVCHRITEVWNGTLTDYHCSYSRYLTAREERVAALREAKRRQDEEVAKIEDFINRFRYKADKAALVQSRVKQLEKIERIVLPPERRRIRFRFPDPPKSGRIVLELKGVTKAYGSHVVLDGIDLTVEKGERIALVGHNGAGKSTLMGVLAGKPFQGGERVAGHNVVADYFAQDQAQVLDGAKTAHEELLADAPFDMVPQLRDILGAFLFTGDDIHKRVEVLSGGERNRLALAKMLLRPSNLLLMDEPTNHLDLFSKEVLLDALKTFAGTVVFVSHDRHFIDGLATRVVEVEGGRLTSYHGDYEYYLRKKSADAGPAQQAATGRSPVPDPSSGPPAAESKEERQRQREEEKARQRDEKRRLKRLEELESAIAAEEGLLADLEARMADPAFFDDHEQARRGGEEHAGLTARIATLYGEWESVAAG
- a CDS encoding peptidase M16; amino-acid sequence: MKRSAMCIAVQMLLALVVILPAFGAGLEERVREHTLKNGMKLLMVERHTSPTVAAWIRFRVGSVDERSDERGIAHLLEHMLFKGTKTLGTKDYAAEKPLLDKIEETAQALIAEKAKGARADAGRVDDLRKKLNALEAEAGKYVIKEEFAEIYARNGGAGYNAMTGKDGTTYLINMPSNKLELWAAIEGDRMQNAVLREFYTERDVVMEERRRSYDTEPGSKLWETFVAVTYNAHPYGQPIIGWMSDLENLTRTKAEEFFRRYYKPNNAIVALVGDIDPDKTIALVEKYFGDIPPGTLVGPVAVVEPAQQGERRVEILADAEPELLIGFHKPTLPNPDDYVFDVIDMILADGRTSRLYKKLVVEKQLAAEVSAFSAPGSRYPNLFVVAATPRAPHTAKEVEDAIYEELERLKKEPMTERELAQILNRLEYEESRQMISNGGLARNLTEYEAVTGSWRYLIEHRREVAKVTPDDVIRVARKYFVRENRTVGVITKKDDVK
- a CDS encoding ABC transporter substrate-binding protein, with protein sequence MKRSDTISWSQVRGGLFVLAALAFFAGGVLIMGDKTKFFVPKGRLSVIMTDVAGLKVGAPVWLAGVDVGIVTDIRFERPEQSNEVEAVLEVDKEALKKIGRDSVITVKTRGLLGEKYVDITPTRQIIATPETRLQGTSLPKLDDVVQKAGEAFERVNAVVAKTERGEGTLGRFASDPKLYDNLVRLTVELNTIADSVNRGEGTLGMLNRSREPYDRLMNILARTDSTLAEIQSSEGTLSKLIRDRELYDKLVAVADKAGGAADEVRELNRKLVAKEGTLGLLLADRGFYDKGMSLIDRADRSLSSLEEITTRLQRGEGTAGKLLSDKELYDKLNRMVGDLDLLVLDIKENPKRYVKFSLF
- a CDS encoding ABC transporter ATP-binding protein; its protein translation is MSGGEQGIRMDKVSYSVGGRTILTEFDLFLAPGVNRTILGRSGAGKTTILRLMLGLIRPQAGTISIDGIPIGSLSESELIRLRKQIAIVFQGGALFDSLTVGENVGYRLLEEGRLSEGEIERIVLEKLSFVGLEHSIDFYPAELSGGMKKRVAIARALAAEPRYIFFDEPTTGLDPVGVYNIQHLMLGLQGEGKTTLMVTHDLETAFAVSERFSFLHDARLLFEGTEEEMRRCGVPDIREFLKPSEASLFRNNE